From a single Neochlamydia sp. AcF84 genomic region:
- a CDS encoding DUF4116 domain-containing protein, whose translation MKIYDLSQAYRSIDNVADYIPLVSTVTNLVDIFQKCILLSFKQEQKFPKNPYHAHLRLKSFKRCIILLIPILGNISVGIWDFTCSRSSNKKSITTNVERKSSAPQSSNKKAKNNKKLLLAIVKQNGWALEYVNKQFKDDKDIVLAAVKQKGMALQYASENLKNNKSVVLAAVQQDGWALEHASKELQHDKQVVLAAVRQHGSTLQEVSEEFKNNKEIVIAAVQQNGWALQYASEKLKDNKEIVLEAVRQNGWALQYASEKLKNNEDVVLAALEQNGLALEYIGPLLKENENVVLVALKQNGLALEYASQIFKSAEHIVLSAVQQNGKALRYASYELQKNKKLINLAKSRSSPLIP comes from the coding sequence ATGAAAATCTATGATTTATCTCAAGCTTACCGTTCGATTGATAATGTTGCAGACTATATTCCTCTAGTTAGCACAGTGACTAATTTAGTTGATATTTTCCAAAAATGTATCCTTTTATCTTTTAAGCAAGAGCAAAAGTTTCCTAAGAACCCTTATCATGCTCACCTCAGACTTAAAAGTTTTAAACGATGTATAATTTTATTGATCCCTATCCTAGGGAATATAAGCGTAGGAATTTGGGATTTTACTTGCTCTAGAAGCAGTAACAAAAAGTCTATAACAACGAATGTTGAACGAAAGAGTTCAGCTCCCCAAAGCAGCAATAAAAAGGCGAAGAACAATAAAAAGCTGCTCCTTGCTATTGTCAAGCAAAATGGTTGGGCGCTCGAATATGTCAACAAACAGTTTAAAGATGATAAAGATATTGTACTCGCAGCTGTCAAGCAAAAAGGCATGGCCCTTCAATATGCTAGTGAAAACCTCAAAAACAATAAAAGCGTGGTGCTTGCCGCCGTTCAGCAAGATGGCTGGGCACTTGAGCATGCTAGCAAAGAGCTTCAACATGATAAGCAAGTGGTCTTGGCTGCCGTCCGGCAACATGGCTCGACGCTCCAAGAAGTTAGCGAGGAGTTTAAAAATAATAAGGAGATCGTGATTGCCGCCGTTCAGCAGAACGGCTGGGCCCTGCAGTATGCTAGTGAAAAACTTAAAGATAATAAAGAAATTGTACTTGAAGCTGTGCGCCAGAATGGCTGGGCCCTACAGTACGCTAGCGAAAAGCTTAAAAACAATGAGGATGTCGTGCTTGCTGCCCTTGAGCAAAATGGCTTAGCCCTTGAGTATATTGGCCCCCTTTTAAAGGAGAATGAGAATGTTGTGCTTGTTGCTCTTAAGCAAAATGGTTTGGCCCTTGAGTATGCTAGCCAAATTTTTAAAAGTGCTGAGCATATTGTGCTTTCAGCTGTTCAGCAAAATGGTAAAGCACTCCGGTATGCCAGTTATGAACTTCAAAAAAACAAGAAGCTTATCAATCTTGCTAAAAGCAGAAGCTCTCCTCTGATCCCTTAG
- a CDS encoding RNA methyltransferase — protein sequence MKELSSPQHPLVKHLVKLRQNHDYRWHHQAFVLEGIKLIAEANSLLTFKTILASSLHLLPKNVQAEKIILATPALIQKVSGLQSSEGILAEAPMPKFSNLYGKKYLLALDRVNDPGNLGTIIRSALALGWEGIFLLEGTCDPFNEKALRASRGAVFKIPMRQGTWKDLQEIIKVNNLQGLVADINGVPFEQVKPSAGVLLVLSNEAQGPSQEAFSIGSSITIPMSGEMESLNVSVAAGLLLYNLRQKREPL from the coding sequence ATGAAAGAGCTTTCTAGCCCTCAGCATCCTTTAGTTAAACATTTAGTCAAGCTACGTCAAAATCATGATTATCGCTGGCATCATCAAGCCTTTGTGCTTGAAGGGATCAAATTAATCGCTGAGGCCAATTCTTTGCTTACTTTCAAAACTATCTTAGCTTCTTCTCTCCATCTTTTACCTAAAAATGTGCAAGCCGAAAAAATTATTTTAGCGACTCCTGCGCTTATTCAAAAAGTATCAGGCCTTCAATCTTCTGAAGGCATTTTAGCTGAAGCTCCTATGCCTAAATTCTCTAATCTTTATGGAAAAAAATACCTCTTGGCTTTGGATCGTGTCAATGATCCGGGCAATCTAGGTACCATTATTCGCTCGGCCCTAGCTTTAGGATGGGAAGGCATTTTTTTACTTGAGGGAACTTGCGATCCTTTTAATGAAAAAGCCCTGCGTGCTTCTCGCGGAGCTGTATTTAAAATTCCTATGCGTCAAGGTACTTGGAAAGACTTACAAGAGATTATTAAAGTAAACAACCTACAAGGTTTAGTTGCCGATATTAATGGAGTTCCTTTTGAGCAGGTAAAGCCTTCGGCAGGAGTCCTTTTAGTTTTAAGCAATGAAGCTCAAGGACCTTCTCAGGAAGCTTTTTCTATAGGTTCATCGATCACTATTCCTATGTCTGGAGAAATGGAATCTCTTAATGTTTCAGTAGCAGCAGGGCTCTTACTTTATAATTTGCGCCAAAAGAGGGAGCCTTTATGA
- the rsgA gene encoding ribosome small subunit-dependent GTPase A, protein MKHPKKDQLPRMPQKWVGCDLEADYYKDDRKNSRKERKLASAKDRSKYKKTDRDKWQKNKELHQNIKLAKEDLLRGRVLSITPQGIMVEHEHAIYACSMRGLLKKEKTQFKNLVTVGDLVLFQKTDAQEGLIAHVEERYSVLSRADNLSRRQEQLIAANIDQVLITVSVVNPPLKPFLVDRYIIAARKGGMEPIIVVNKIDLLDHPATPLAEQELYKDFLHAYKVAQIHVIPVSIVTEQGLDQLKSIMKNKASVFSGQSGVGKSSLINAITGLNFKVGKVVEKTKKGSHTTTMAKLISLEFGGWCIDTPGIKSFGLWDLNKEEVEQYFPEIEEIGQQCKFPNCSHTHEKECAVIAAVENEKLSPLRFASYQYLLEALSQEHLRR, encoded by the coding sequence ATGAAACATCCTAAAAAAGATCAGCTACCGCGTATGCCTCAAAAATGGGTGGGCTGTGATCTTGAAGCCGATTATTATAAAGATGATCGGAAAAATTCACGGAAAGAGCGTAAGCTAGCCTCTGCAAAAGATCGCTCTAAATATAAAAAAACAGATAGAGATAAATGGCAAAAAAATAAGGAACTCCATCAAAATATCAAACTTGCCAAAGAAGATTTACTACGGGGTAGGGTTCTATCTATTACTCCCCAAGGAATTATGGTAGAGCATGAGCATGCAATCTATGCCTGTTCTATGCGTGGACTGTTGAAAAAAGAAAAAACACAATTTAAAAATCTTGTTACCGTAGGAGACTTGGTATTATTTCAAAAAACAGATGCTCAAGAAGGCCTTATCGCGCATGTTGAAGAACGTTATTCTGTTCTATCACGCGCTGACAATCTTTCAAGGCGCCAAGAGCAATTAATCGCTGCTAACATAGATCAGGTATTAATTACTGTTTCCGTTGTCAATCCACCTCTTAAGCCTTTTCTTGTCGATCGTTACATTATAGCCGCACGTAAAGGTGGTATGGAACCTATAATAGTCGTCAACAAGATTGATTTACTCGATCATCCAGCTACACCCTTGGCTGAACAAGAGCTTTATAAAGATTTTCTGCATGCTTATAAAGTCGCGCAGATTCATGTCATACCTGTTAGTATTGTTACCGAGCAAGGATTAGATCAACTAAAAAGCATAATGAAAAATAAAGCCTCAGTTTTTTCAGGGCAATCAGGAGTAGGTAAATCCTCTCTTATTAATGCCATTACAGGCCTCAATTTTAAAGTAGGAAAAGTAGTTGAAAAGACTAAGAAAGGTTCTCATACTACTACTATGGCAAAGCTTATTTCCTTAGAATTTGGTGGCTGGTGTATAGATACTCCGGGAATTAAAAGTTTTGGTTTATGGGATCTTAATAAAGAAGAAGTCGAGCAATACTTTCCTGAAATTGAAGAAATTGGACAACAGTGCAAGTTCCCCAATTGTTCTCATACCCATGAAAAAGAATGTGCTGTAATTGCAGCCGTAGAAAACGAAAAGCTTTCCCCCTTGCGGTTTGCTTCTTATCAGTATTTGCTAGAAGCTCTATCGCAAGAGCACTTGCGCCGTTAG
- the eno gene encoding phosphopyruvate hydratase yields MSYIRSVKAIEILDSRGNPTLKVMITTDRDISVEASVPSGASTGQHEALELRDGDNRRFAGKGVQKAITHVNGPLAQILVGEHVFDQARLDRLMITSDGCENKSRFGANAILGTSLALARAGALNAKLPLYRYIGGAHTHILPCPMINILNGGAHADNLLDFQEFMIRPTGAPSFHEAVRWGAEIFHTLKGILKEEGHVTAVGDEGGFAPNLESNEIALELIVSAIEKAGYRPGIDVSLALDCAASEFYDESTGLYKEKKKQKRKRPFVERTAEEVVDYLENLVKKFPIDSIEDGLAENDWLGWQQLTKKLGHQVQLVGDDIFVTNPKFLSRGFDLNVANSILIKPNQIGTLTETLETIRLAQSHSYAAIISHRSGETEDSIIADIAVATNAGQIKTGSLSRTDRVAKYNRLLNIEDGLKSVCRYWDSNLYKCGTGFSSSSFS; encoded by the coding sequence ATGTCCTATATTCGCTCAGTAAAAGCTATAGAAATTTTAGATTCGCGCGGTAATCCTACCCTTAAAGTCATGATTACTACCGATCGCGATATTAGCGTCGAAGCTTCAGTACCTTCAGGAGCATCGACAGGTCAGCATGAAGCCTTAGAGCTTAGAGATGGGGATAACAGACGTTTTGCAGGCAAAGGTGTGCAAAAAGCCATCACGCATGTTAATGGGCCTCTCGCTCAAATTCTAGTAGGAGAACATGTCTTTGATCAGGCTCGTCTAGATCGCCTGATGATCACCAGTGATGGTTGTGAGAATAAAAGCCGTTTTGGAGCCAATGCAATTTTAGGAACATCTTTAGCCTTAGCGCGAGCAGGAGCCCTTAATGCTAAACTTCCCTTATATCGCTACATCGGTGGAGCTCATACCCATATTCTTCCTTGCCCCATGATTAACATTCTCAATGGCGGAGCTCATGCTGATAATCTGCTTGATTTTCAAGAATTTATGATTCGACCTACCGGAGCTCCTTCCTTTCATGAAGCTGTACGGTGGGGAGCAGAAATTTTTCATACTTTAAAAGGGATACTTAAAGAAGAAGGCCATGTTACAGCGGTAGGTGATGAAGGAGGCTTTGCTCCTAATCTAGAGTCTAATGAGATTGCTTTAGAACTGATAGTCTCAGCCATCGAAAAAGCAGGATACCGTCCTGGCATCGATGTATCGTTAGCCTTAGATTGTGCAGCTTCTGAGTTCTATGATGAATCTACGGGTCTTTATAAAGAGAAAAAGAAACAAAAAAGAAAAAGACCCTTTGTGGAACGAACTGCCGAAGAAGTCGTAGATTATTTAGAAAATTTGGTGAAGAAGTTCCCTATCGATTCAATTGAAGATGGACTGGCCGAAAATGATTGGCTTGGTTGGCAGCAGCTTACTAAAAAATTAGGACATCAAGTCCAGCTAGTAGGGGATGACATTTTTGTGACTAATCCTAAATTTCTGTCGCGGGGTTTTGACTTAAACGTTGCTAACTCCATTTTGATTAAACCCAACCAGATTGGCACATTAACTGAGACGCTAGAAACTATTCGCTTAGCGCAGAGCCATAGCTATGCTGCTATTATTTCTCATCGTTCGGGTGAAACTGAAGACAGCATAATTGCCGATATAGCCGTGGCTACAAATGCGGGGCAAATTAAAACAGGCTCTCTTTCTCGTACAGACCGGGTCGCCAAATATAATCGTTTACTCAATATTGAAGATGGTCTTAAAAGTGTCTGCCGCTATTGGGATAGTAACCTTTATAAATGTGGGACAGGTTTTTCCTCTTCCTCATTTTCCTAA
- a CDS encoding carbonic anhydrase: MKKLIQEIAHFKKNLSEEGRALFARLALGQKPEALFIACSDSRLMPSLFASTHPGNIFVLRNIGNLIPPASSSLCDSSASAVLEFSTFSLNVSDIIVCGHSECGAMQALARGVDGHTCPHLGSWLKHGEEALNKVREGISLNPSLSEHNQISQINVLQQMQHVISYPFIQERLEKKQLRVHGWWFDIAQADVYYYKQDLHQFVLIDEEEANLMVDNLR; the protein is encoded by the coding sequence ATGAAAAAACTCATTCAAGAAATTGCGCATTTTAAAAAGAACCTTAGCGAGGAGGGGCGCGCTCTTTTTGCTCGGTTGGCCCTCGGGCAAAAGCCAGAAGCACTTTTTATTGCATGCTCTGATAGTCGCCTAATGCCCAGTCTTTTTGCTTCTACTCATCCGGGAAATATATTTGTGTTAAGAAATATTGGAAATTTAATACCCCCAGCTTCTTCCTCACTTTGCGATAGCAGTGCTTCGGCAGTATTAGAGTTTTCTACATTTTCTCTTAACGTTTCTGATATTATTGTTTGTGGTCATTCTGAATGTGGAGCTATGCAAGCTCTAGCCCGAGGAGTCGATGGCCATACTTGCCCCCATCTTGGTTCCTGGCTAAAGCATGGAGAAGAAGCTTTAAATAAAGTGAGAGAAGGAATTAGCCTTAACCCTTCTTTATCCGAGCATAACCAAATCTCTCAAATTAATGTGCTTCAACAAATGCAACATGTTATCAGCTATCCTTTCATTCAAGAACGCCTGGAAAAAAAGCAGCTTCGAGTGCATGGATGGTGGTTTGATATCGCACAAGCGGATGTCTACTATTATAAGCAAGATCTCCATCAATTTGTTTTGATCGATGAAGAAGAAGCTAATCTAATGGTAGATAATTTAAGATAA
- a CDS encoding peroxiredoxin: MGVLVGKQAPEFRAKAVVEGRIINNFSLVDFLGKNVVFFFYPLDFTFVCPTELHAFQEKIKEFEKRDTQLVACSVDSPYCHAAWLNTPKSKGGIQGLTYPIVSDMNRCIACDYDVLIQHEGIAYRGLFIIDKKGIVRHQVVNDLPLGRNVEEVLRMLDALVFIEENGEVCPANWQKGSRTMKPTSEGLEHYFTPL, from the coding sequence ATGGGTGTGTTAGTGGGTAAGCAAGCCCCCGAATTTAGGGCAAAAGCGGTTGTAGAAGGGCGAATTATCAACAATTTCTCATTGGTTGATTTTTTAGGTAAAAATGTCGTTTTTTTCTTCTATCCTTTAGACTTTACTTTTGTGTGTCCTACAGAATTACATGCCTTTCAAGAAAAAATAAAAGAGTTTGAAAAAAGGGATACTCAGTTGGTTGCTTGCTCGGTAGATAGTCCCTATTGCCATGCGGCTTGGCTAAATACTCCTAAATCAAAAGGAGGCATTCAGGGCCTAACTTATCCCATTGTGTCTGATATGAACCGTTGTATTGCCTGCGATTATGACGTACTTATTCAGCATGAAGGTATTGCTTATCGAGGGCTTTTTATTATAGATAAAAAAGGTATTGTACGTCATCAGGTTGTCAATGATTTGCCACTAGGCCGCAATGTCGAAGAAGTTCTGCGGATGCTAGATGCCTTAGTCTTTATTGAAGAGAATGGCGAAGTTTGTCCTGCTAATTGGCAAAAAGGTAGTAGGACAATGAAGCCTACTAGCGAAGGCCTCGAGCACTACTTTACCCCCCTTTAA
- a CDS encoding MBL fold metallo-hydrolase, which translates to MIIHTIVSGPFQTNAYVISCPATLQAAIIDPAPGSASAIIDYLTKNHLLTSKILLTHSHWDHIADVAPLKNKYKIPVYVHLLDAKNVENPGSDGLPCWIDIEGTEPEHYVKAGEKVAVGNVTFEVIETPGHTPGGVCFYSQEEQLLFSGDTLFKGTIGNLSFPTARPSLMWDSLSKLAKLPPDTRVFPGHGEATTIGAEEWLEKAEEFFGN; encoded by the coding sequence ATGATTATCCATACAATTGTATCAGGTCCTTTTCAAACGAATGCTTATGTCATTAGCTGCCCTGCCACTTTGCAAGCAGCAATCATCGATCCTGCTCCAGGAAGCGCATCGGCAATTATAGATTATCTCACTAAAAATCACTTACTTACTTCCAAAATCCTTTTAACTCATTCACACTGGGATCATATTGCTGATGTGGCGCCCCTTAAAAATAAATATAAGATTCCTGTTTATGTCCATTTATTGGATGCAAAAAATGTAGAAAATCCTGGAAGTGATGGCTTGCCATGTTGGATTGATATAGAGGGGACTGAACCTGAGCATTATGTGAAAGCGGGTGAGAAGGTTGCTGTAGGGAATGTTACTTTTGAAGTCATCGAAACTCCTGGTCATACTCCTGGTGGTGTTTGTTTTTATAGTCAAGAAGAGCAGCTGTTATTCTCAGGGGATACTTTATTTAAAGGTACGATTGGCAATTTATCTTTTCCCACGGCACGACCTTCCCTTATGTGGGATTCCTTGTCAAAGCTTGCCAAGCTACCACCGGATACACGTGTATTTCCAGGCCATGGAGAGGCCACGACGATAGGTGCAGAAGAATGGCTAGAGAAGGCCGAAGAGTTTTTTGGAAATTAA
- a CDS encoding leucine-rich repeat domain-containing protein: MMPSDSTSSTQVTFRTTVSENIEDPVSGELMTRAVTLFPCGHTFNEDTVIQCLARNKLCPLDRTLIERHAPNYTVRHLAETAESHPLEEIRHEPSEEAVGHFLRGKELAEKGDHATAIEALLQALQLTPTYEKAQAYLEFCLKRSSEASSSSQPLPLIFSDKEKGKEKSLPSADSSKERYTELLFNLLEEPSIQEHSTLKKMLENQLEELMSQDSEELTEKDKTSYKWTEKLLGENKRIRQFALEKLQNIHQSSSSLSPTAPQSSISTSSSTSSREIQPLSPLSVRSISMASLYNAIIQVHFPEGNGDFIKQAPILDKIYEIEPTLPIEEKVPYIFQKLFTLAVSLSPLEFEEDSKESKAFTLSNYSSYLLNINRLLLWQKLPGGTEYLNQPQMQALPLKKKAELLAQWIEEHGKEITFLRLDGLGLTSLPPEIGQLSQLQWLYLNDNQLTTIPAEIGQLSKMKWLYLNGNQLTTIPAEIGQLTQLEMLNLYNNQLTALPAEIGQLTQLGTLDLYNNQLTALPAEIGQLTQVGTLNLYNNQLTALPAEIGQLSKMKWLYLFNNQLTALPAEIGQLSQLQWLYLNDNQLTTIPAEIGQLSQLEMLDLRSNRLAAIPAEIRQLPQLSVLRTDGNRF, translated from the coding sequence ATGATGCCGTCAGATTCTACTTCTAGCACCCAGGTAACTTTTCGTACTACAGTTTCAGAGAATATAGAAGATCCCGTCTCAGGAGAGCTGATGACTCGAGCGGTTACTTTGTTTCCTTGTGGCCATACCTTTAACGAAGATACCGTCATCCAATGCTTAGCACGCAATAAACTTTGTCCCCTAGATAGAACGCTTATTGAAAGGCATGCACCTAACTACACGGTCAGGCACCTGGCTGAAACAGCTGAATCCCATCCATTAGAAGAAATTAGGCATGAGCCTAGTGAGGAAGCTGTAGGACATTTCTTACGTGGTAAAGAACTTGCTGAAAAAGGAGACCATGCCACTGCTATAGAAGCTTTACTGCAAGCTTTGCAATTAACTCCTACGTATGAAAAAGCCCAAGCCTATCTTGAATTTTGCCTTAAACGCTCTTCAGAGGCTTCTTCATCCTCACAGCCGCTTCCTCTCATTTTTTCTGATAAAGAAAAAGGCAAAGAAAAAAGCCTTCCTTCTGCAGATTCTTCTAAAGAGCGCTACACTGAGCTCTTATTCAATCTTTTAGAAGAACCTTCCATTCAAGAGCATTCAACCTTAAAGAAAATGCTAGAGAATCAATTGGAAGAGTTAATGAGCCAGGACAGCGAAGAACTGACCGAGAAAGATAAGACAAGCTATAAATGGACGGAAAAATTATTAGGAGAGAATAAAAGGATTAGGCAATTTGCCCTTGAAAAACTGCAGAATATCCACCAAAGTTCTTCCTCTCTTTCCCCAACCGCTCCTCAATCTTCTATTTCCACCTCTTCTTCAACCTCGTCTAGAGAAATTCAACCTCTCTCTCCTCTATCCGTCAGATCTATTTCCATGGCCTCGCTTTATAACGCAATCATCCAAGTTCATTTTCCTGAAGGGAATGGGGATTTTATAAAACAAGCCCCTATTTTGGATAAGATTTATGAAATTGAGCCTACTCTTCCTATTGAAGAAAAAGTTCCCTATATCTTTCAAAAGCTCTTTACCTTAGCCGTCTCTCTTTCTCCTTTAGAATTTGAAGAGGACTCAAAAGAAAGCAAGGCTTTTACCCTTTCTAATTACTCCTCCTATCTGCTAAATATTAACCGCCTCTTACTCTGGCAAAAGTTACCAGGAGGAACAGAATATTTAAACCAACCGCAGATGCAAGCTTTACCTTTAAAGAAAAAAGCAGAGCTGTTAGCGCAGTGGATAGAAGAGCATGGTAAGGAGATCACTTTCCTGCGCCTAGATGGGTTAGGCTTGACCTCTTTACCACCAGAAATAGGGCAGCTCTCTCAGCTGCAATGGCTTTACTTAAACGACAACCAGCTAACCACTATCCCTGCGGAAATTGGGCAGCTTTCTAAGATGAAATGGCTTTACTTAAACGGCAACCAGCTAACCACTATCCCTGCAGAAATAGGGCAGCTTACTCAGCTGGAAATGCTTAACTTATACAACAACCAGCTAACCGCTCTGCCTGCTGAGATAGGGCAGCTTACTCAGCTGGGAACGCTTGACTTATACAACAACCAGCTAACCGCTCTGCCTGCTGAGATAGGGCAGCTTACTCAGGTGGGAACGCTTAACTTATACAACAACCAGCTAACCGCTCTGCCTGCTGAGATAGGGCAGCTTTCTAAGATGAAATGGCTTTATTTATTCAACAACCAGCTAACCGCTCTGCCTGCTGAGATAGGGCAGCTTTCTCAGCTGCAATGGCTTTACTTAAACGACAACCAGCTAACCACTATCCCTGCGGAAATTGGGCAGCTTTCTCAGTTGGAAATGCTTGACTTAAGAAGCAACCGGCTAGCCGCTATTCCTGCGGAAATCCGGCAGCTTCCTCAACTTAGTGTTCTTAGAACTGATGGAAATCGCTTTTAA